The DNA sequence CACAGTTTCCTTCTAGCTCAAAAACGATACCATGAATAGTCAGGACAAGAGGGAGAGCCGAACAAATCCCAAGATGGTAAGTGGAGATGTATTTTGTTCTGGACCAAATTATTTGGTCTCTTCAAACCCATAAACAAGACCATTTCATCAAGCAGTTACCAAGTGGCAAAATCTTAACAATTCTAGAAAAACAAATTTTAGCAACTCATCAGCTACCATAACAACATATGTAGTCCCGTAACTAAATTCTCACCAAATTTAAATCTTTTAAGTTTCAGAACCACACACTCATCTAACAAGTCACATTTTTTAACAGAGCCAAAGTGTTGTTCTTGAAAATTCCCGAGAAAAAGACTTGTTGCTGCTTTAGTACTCTTTGGTGAGAACACAGAGAGAAGATTCAATCAAATCTCAACAATGAATCCTAACACATATTGGAATGAGAGTCGTGAACAAATTTCTCATACAGGTTCCTCACCAACATTCTCCATCATATGCTTTATCTGAACAAATTATTCTCTGCAATTCGAGATTATCCTCTGCAATTAAGCTCTCTCACACACCAATTAAAACCTTCTcaatttgatatcttgaatgtaAGATatgagaggagaggagagaagtAGAAGAAGGGTTTTTGCGGACTTTATTCCGATTCGCCCTAGTCACTCAATCGTTTATTCTAAATTGTCcctcttaataaataatttaatttttcttttttttttaattacagaaACGTGAGTAAATACATAACTACCCTTAATAAATCCACAAAACTACAACTAAACCTAAGCTAAACCCTCTAATCCGACCCAAatgtttccttctctttttttttgggcagcTTCTTactctttctttattttcctatttttttctctctttgcgCAGAAACCAGTTTCTTTCATTTTCTCGGACTTTATTCTCAGACGTCCTTGTGactatttaaaaattctttagTCTCCtcctattaaaatattaattattatttaagtatatttaaataaaaacatgagTTAACTACTCAAATACCCTTACGAAAATAGAGTTATTACGTGACCCAACCGCAATCCAAAGAACTATCCGACCCAGACCCAAACATAACCGGGTAAAACCCAGAATAATAACCTAATGCCAAAACGACGCCGTTTTTCATTACACTCcactctcttctttcttctccaacTCCTCTCGTTCTCGACAACAAAAAGGCGATTCTTCCCCGTCCAAGCTCCATCCGCTTCTCGTCGATTTGTCATCGGTTTCCTTCAAAATCAAACCTCAATCAAGCCTCCCTCGACATTCATCACCTTTCTCCTAACTTTCTTACATCTCTGTAAGTGTCTTGATTTTCCTCCGTAatgtttgaaataaaattagGTCAAAAAAATTGGGGGAAAACTGTATGTTGTAGATGAAATTTGATTAGGGTCTGGGAAAAACGGATTAGGGATAATGAATTGAGGAAAATGTTGGTGGCGATTTTGTTGTTTGATCTGGTTGAATGGTTGAATGAGAATTGGGAGAATTGTGACTGAAATGGGTGGCGATTTTGTTGTAAATTATAGAGAAAATTTATCTATGAATCGAGGGATTGTTATGTTGTTTGATCTGGTTTGCATTGTGAACTCTGtgattaaatttaattactttTCTACCAATTTTATGTGAGTTTTGTGAATATGATGAAGATATAACTGAGTTATTGCACTTGAATATGTTTGTAGAGGATGGTAAAGAAGGCGAAGAAGGCTAATGGCAAGGGTTCGACCAAAAGCAAGACTGCTCAATCTGTGAGAGCTAGAAACCCGATTGTAGAAGAGGTTTCAAACCCAATCCCAGTTCCAGAACCGGCAGTGCATTCGGTCTCAGTCTCAGATGGGTCAGAAAGTGAGGGAATGTCTGCATCATCTCAGGTATGGGTTTTTAATCATGTAAGAAATGTTGTTAATGTTTGTTGACTAATAAAAATCTATGTGATTTCAGGAAAGGCAACCAGCGCAACCTCTTGAGATGTACTTCGACAACTCTCAGTTCACGAAAATTTGCAAGATACAGACCAAGTGTTTTGTGACCGAGACTGTGAACGTCATAAAGAAGCTCAAGCCCGAGGTGAATTGGTTCACGGAACACCCTCAATTTCATCACTTCTTTCACATGCCACAAGAGCCGAACCTGAAACTGATGGGAATGTGGATGCTACTCTTGCAGACCATTCATATTGAAGAAGAGGATATAGCATGGTTTGGGGTAAATGGTGTGCCCATCCGTTACTCCATGAGAGAGCACGCTCTCATTTCTGGCTTAGATTGCCATGAATATCCGACGAGATATTTAAAGCTGGGAAGCTACAAGTTTGTTGATGCCTACTTCAAGGATAGAGCGAGGATCACTATAAAAGATGTGAAGGAGAAGCTGGTGGGTATGAAGCCGTGTAGTGATAGGTTGCAGATGGCTGTTTTGTTCTTCCTTGGTCGGCTTATCAGAGGAAAGGCGAAGGATAGTGGACCTTTGGACCAGTTCATTTTGAGGATTGTGGACAGATTGGATGTTTGCCAAACATTTCCTTGGGGACGTCTGACTTTTGAGGATGCTCTTAAGGGGATTATGCACATGATGGACCATTTGAAGGGGGAACCTAATCCGACAACAGGCTTTCCTGGATTCATTATTCCTTTAGAGGTAAAGGTTATCTTACATCATCATTTTCTTGTTATATATGAACTCCTATATATGATTCTAATGTGTGACATTATTTGTATAGATATTGGCGTTTGAGTGTATTCCAAGTCTGGCGAAGGAATTTCGAGAACCAGTACCTGACTTTCATGAAGAGTGTCCTAGGATGTGCAAGAATCGGTTAAAAAGACTAGCATGAAGGGTTATCCGTTGGAAGATATTTATGCTGCTCTTGGTGAAACAaaggtatttttttatttctatttttttgtcgCTAAGACAGATATATGCTTGTATTATTATGAGTTgtaatctgaatttttttttcagattattGACAGTATGTTGCTGCCAACAGTGGACGAGGAAATCATGTTGGTTCGTATTATTGATGTGGAAGAAGAATACGAGAGAGAAGGCGGCCTAAGTGACACTTGGAACTACTGGTTAAatgtgaaaggaaaaaaaatctggTGGAAGGAAATGTATGAGTTGGACATAGCAGCACGAAAGTTTTCAAAGGAGAGAAAGAAGGGCAAGGGGAAAGTGGCTGAAGCATCATCCTCTAATGCTGATTTGGAGTCCACTTTGAAAGGCTTCGAAGAGGAGATTCTGAACTCTTTGGCAATAGGGTTTGCTGGATTCAAGGTTCAAGTGGATACAAAACTTGAGGCCATGGACACTAGGCTGAGTGGAATGGAAAAGACCCAGCGATACCTGAAGAGAAAAGTAAGGAAGATTGATAAGCGGTTAACTTCTCTTGAGTCTAAGGGAAATGAAGATGGTGAGTACATGGATTTTGACTATGGAGGGTCAATGAATTATGATAGACCAGAGAAAACAGGAGAGAAAGGAGCTGAGGAAGAAGCTGAGGATGATGGAGATAAGGAGAACAGTGAGAAAGTTGCTGGAGATTTTGAGGAagaggatgaggatgatgataTTGAGCAAGAGGCTGAGAGGAGGAGAGTAGAGGCAGATGAAGCGTGGAGGAGACTTCCTCCTGAATCTGATGAAGATGTGGAAGAAGATAGAGATTCTGAGGAAGTGTCTGAAGAAAGTCCTAAAACTCCACATGTGGAAAAGGAGAAAGAGGCTGAGAAAGGGTATGAGGAAAGTCTTAAAGCCCCACGTGGTAGGACTAAGGCAGCAGCTGCGAAGAAATATAAATCTATACCATTGTCGGAGTGGATACACTCTTAGTTTGTTGAGACTGCGACTGAGCAAGTGGAGGAAGCTGTGGATGCTGAAAAAATAGTGGAGGAAGCTAAAAATCCCACCGAGGAAGAGGCAGAGCAAACTGAGCCTGAAAAAAAAGCTGCGGATGCTGAAACAATGGTGGAGAAAGCTGAAAATCCCACCGAAAAAGAGGCAGAGCAAACTGAGCCTGAA is a window from the Raphanus sativus cultivar WK10039 unplaced genomic scaffold, ASM80110v3 Scaffold0325, whole genome shotgun sequence genome containing:
- the LOC108858361 gene encoding uncharacterized protein LOC108858361 — translated: MKGYPLEDIYAALGETKIIDSMLLPTVDEEIMLVRIIDVEEEYEREGGLSDTWNYWLNVKGKKIWWKEMYELDIAARKFSKERKKGKGKVAEASSSNADLESTLKGFEEEILNSLAIGFAGFKVQVDTKLEAMDTRLSGMEKTQRYLKRKVRKIDKRLTSLESKGNEDGEYMDFDYGGSMNYDRPEKTGEKGAEEEAEDDGDKENSEKVAGDFEEEDEDDDIEQEAERRRVEADEAWRRLPPESDEDVEEDRDSEEVSEESPKTPHVEKEKEAEKGYEESLKAPRGRTKFVETATEQVEEAVDAEKIVEEAKNPTEEEAEQTEPEKKAADAETMVEKAENPTEKEAEQTEPEKKLRMLK
- the LOC130501903 gene encoding uncharacterized protein At3g43530-like; amino-acid sequence: MVKKAKKANGKGSTKSKTAQSVRARNPIVEEVSNPIPVPEPAVHSVSVSDGSESEGMSASSQERQPAQPLEMYFDNSQFTKICKIQTKCFVTETVNVIKKLKPEVNWFTEHPQFHHFFHMPQEPNLKLMGMWMLLLQTIHIEEEDIAWFGVNGVPIRYSMREHALISGLDCHEYPTRYLKLGSYKFVDAYFKDRARITIKDVKEKLVGMKPCSDRLQMAVLFFLGRLIRGKAKDSGPLDQFILRIVDRLDVCQTFPWGRLTFEDALKGIMHMMDHLKGEPNPTTGFPGFIIPLEILAFECIPSLAKEFREPVPDFHEECPRMCKNRLKRLA